A single window of Periophthalmus magnuspinnatus isolate fPerMag1 chromosome 9, fPerMag1.2.pri, whole genome shotgun sequence DNA harbors:
- the anapc7 gene encoding anaphase-promoting complex subunit 7: MSAIDHVRDMAAAGLHSNVRILSSLLLTMSNNNPELFTPAQKYQLLVYHADAIFHDKEYRNAACKYTMALQMRKVLSKTSKVRTSAGGAASNIQAQSLPSEIEVKYKIAECYTILKLDKDAIAVLDGIPSRQRTPKINMMLANLYRKAGLERSAVTSYKEVLRQCPLALDAIIGLLSLSVKGAEVASMTIDVIQTIPNLDWLSVWIKAYAFIHVGDNQRAINTICSLEKKSLLRDNVDLLVSLADVYFRAGDTKNAILKFEQAQMLDPYLIKGMDVYGYLMAREGHLEDVEVLGGRLFNISDQHAEPWVISGCHSFYSKRYSRALYLGAKAIQLNSNSVQALLLKGAALRNMGRVQEAIIHFREAMRLAPCRLDCYEGLIDCYLASNGIREAMGMANNIYKTLGANAQTLTILATVCLEDPVTQEKAKTLLDKALAQRPDYTKAVVKKAELLSREQKYEEGIALLRNALANQSDCVLHRMLGDFLVAVNDYQEAMDQYSIALSLDPNDQKSLEGMQKMEKEESPTDATVELDGDDMEGSGEEGELEGSDSEAAQWGDQEQWFGMQ, translated from the exons ATGAGTGCTATAGACCATGTCCGTGATATGGCTGCTGCTGGCCTTCACTCAAATGTGCGAATTTTGAGCAGTTTGTTGCTGACGATGAGCAATAATAACCC AGAGCTGTTCACTCCTGCACAGAAGTACCAGCTGCTGGTTTACCATGCAGATGCCATCTTCCATGATAAAGAATACAGAAATGCAGCCTGTAAGTACACCATGGCCCTGCAGATGAGAAAAGTCCTCAGCAAAACATCCAAAGTCAGGACCTCAGCCGGAGGAGCTGCATCTAACATACAAGCACAG AGTTTGCCATCAGAAATTGAGGTTAAATACAAGATCGCTGAGTGCTACACCATCCTGAAACTAGACAAAGATGCCATTGCAGTGCTTGACGGGATTCCTTCAAGGCAGAGAACACCAAAG ATTAACATGATGCTGGCAAACCTGTACAGAAAAGCTGGTCTGGAGCGGTCTGCAGTGACCAGCTACAAAGAGGTTCTCAGGCAGTGCCCCCTTGCTCTTGATGCGATCATTG GTCTTCTCTCATTGTCAGTGAAAGGGGCAGAAGTGGCCTCTATGACGATTGATGTGATTCAGACCATCCCAAACCTGGACTGGCTCTCGGTCTGGATCAAGGCCTATGCCTTCATCCATGTAGGGGACAACCAGAGGGCCATCAACACCATATG CTCTTTGGAGAAGAAGTCTCTGTTGAGAGATAATGTGGATCTGTTGGTGAGTTTGGCAGATGTATACTTCAGAGCCGGGGACACTAAAAATGCTATCCTAAAATTTGAACAAGCACAAATGTTGGACCCTTATTTAATTAAAG GTATGGATGTATATGGATATCTTATGGCTCGTGAAGGACATTTAGAAGATGTTGAGGTTTTGGGAGGACGATTGTTCAACATTTCAGACCAACATGCAGAGCCCTGGGTCATCTCTGG TTGTCACAGTTTCTACAGTAAGCGCTACTCGCGTGCACTGTACCTCGGGGCCAAGGCGATACAATTGAACAGCAATAGTGTGCAGGCGCTTCTCCTGAAGGGGGCAGCATTGAGGAACATGGGCCGAGTGCAGGAGGCCATCATTCACTTCAGAGAAGCCATGCGCCTGGCTCCGTGTCGACTCGACTGCTATGAAG GCCTGATTGACTGTTACCTTGCATCTAACGGTATCCGAGAGGCGATGGGGATGGCCAATAACATTTATAAGACTCTGGGAGCAAACGCTCAGACACTGACGATCCTCGCCACAGTCTGCCTTGAGGACCCTGTGACCCAGGAGAAGGCCAAGACACTGTTAGATAAGGCCCTGGCCCAGAGACCAGACTATACCAAGGCTGTGGTCAAGAAGGCGGAGCTGCTGA gtCGAGAGCAGAAATATGAAGAAGGAATAGCTCTTCTGAGAAATGCATTGGCCAATCAGAGTGACTGCGTGCTGCACAGGATGTTGGGAGATTTCTTGGTGGCTGTGAATGACTATCAAGAGGCAATGGACCAGTATAGTATAGCTCTAAG CTTGGACCCTAACGATCAGAAGTCGTTGGAGGGGATGCAGAagatggagaaggaggagagccCGACAGACGCCACGGTGGAACTAGACGGGGACGACATGGAGGGCAGCGGTGAGGAAGGTGAGCTGGAGGGCAGTGACAGCGAGGCAGCGCAGTGGGGCGACCAGGAGCAGTGGTTCGGTATGCAGTGA
- the LOC117375806 gene encoding ubiquitin-conjugating enzyme E2 G1-like yields the protein MTEQSALLLRKQLAELNKNPVEGFSAGLIDDDDIYKWEVVIIGPQDTLFEGGFFKAYLTFPYDYPLRPPKMKFITEIWHPNVAKNGDVCISILHEPGEDKFGYEKPEERWLPIHTVETIMISVISMLADPNSDSPANVDAAKEWREDPNGEFKRKVARCVRKSQEMAFD from the exons ATGACCGAACAATCAGCGCTACTTCTTCGAAAACAATTGGCAG AGCTCAACAAGAACCCTGTGGAGGGCTTTTCAGCTGGTCTCATAGATGACGACGATATCTACAAATGGGAGGTCGTGATCATTGGTCCACAGGACACCCTCTT TGAAGGAGGTTTCTTCAAAGCGTATCTCACTTTTCCTTATGACTATCCACTACGGCCTCCAAAGATGAAATTTATCACGGAAATCTGGCACCCGAATG ttgCAAAGAATGGAGATGTGTGCATTTCTATCCTGCATGAGCCTGGGGAGGATAAGTTTGGCTATGAAAAGCCAGAGGAGCGCTGGCTCCCCATTCACACAGTAGAGACAATCATGATCAGTGTCATCTCCATGCTCGCAGACCCCAACAGCGACTCACCAGCCAATGTGGACGCAGCT AAAGAGTGGAGGGAGGACCCTAACGGTGAGTTCAAGAGGAAAGTGGCACGCTGCGTAAGAAAAAGTCAAGAGATGGCATTTGACTAG
- the LOC129456536 gene encoding protein FAM216A translates to MKKQVTFVESLTKDKGVQCEDRPLTRSSEISSYISNGCEFGPYQRVRKNDTPISILSGNKPFYFPKYMTTAPFLQHPNLTAGQRRYLQSITNIYSTEQMRRQMKQHYLNVLHSCLQSGQIPVSRRRCGDLQLKQNQKFRQESSDKEGARAKSQGRRKSSTITHPNIRLPKIVNR, encoded by the exons ATGAAGAAACAGGTGACTTTTGTTGAGAGCCTAACAAAAGACAAAGGGGTGCAATGTGAAGATAGACCATTGACCAG GTCTTCTGAGATCAGCAGTTACATTTCAAATG GTTGTGAGTTTGGACCTTATCAGCGAGTGAGAAAGAATGATACTCCCATCAGCATCTTATCAGGAAACAAACCATTCTACTTTCCCAAATACATGACAACTGCACCTTTCCTACAG cACCCTAATCTCACGGCCGGACAAAGGCGGTATCTCCAAAGTATCACCAACATCTACAGCACTGAGCAGATGAGGCGGCAGATGAAGCAGCACTACCTCAATGTTCTACACAGCTGTCTACAGTCAG GTCAGATCCCAGTCAGCAGGAGGAGATGTGGAGATCTTCAGCTTAAACAAAATCAGAAATTCAGACAAGAATCATCAGATAAAGAAGGGGCAAGAGCCAAGTCACAAGGAAGACGGAAGAGCAGCACAATCACTCATCCCAACATTAGACTTCCCAAAATAGTCAACCGATGA
- the rad9b gene encoding cell cycle checkpoint control protein RAD9B, whose protein sequence is MNCIVEGNCVKAFGRAIHALARLGDELWLDPMAKGLALRSVNSAHSAYSCFFFSSLFFHQYNTDKGSEPIKCKLHSKSILPLFRLPSIERTVEHCQLSTEDDLVKIKFLCKHGIVKTHNLRFQESDALQAVFASHLCPNVLKAPAKLLSDMVMHFPVSQEEITLSISSGKISLRNYYEGGNNHMKMMHTEMSLHPDEFDYFQVGVESDITFCLKDLRGLLSFAESHCLPVSVYSGAAGKPVCFSIEDMVLEATVVLATLMDFDGRAPSQPAASPLQTTSSRSAVEAIETVHPQDTSAGADLVASSQGSPILVPPRLLLHPSQTDLPCGQGEPKQTCSPAPSMVCSLLFKALSSQSEDDSALSPYVLVCVSDEEDEMEGDTCNPSL, encoded by the exons ATGAACTGTATCGTTGAAGGAAACTGCGTTAAAG CATTTGGGAGGGCTATCCATGCCCTGGCACGTCTGGGAGATGAGCTGTGGTTGGACCCAATGGCCAAAGGG CTGGCCCTGAGGTCAGTGAACTCTGCCCACTCAGCCTACTCCTGTTTCTTCTTCTCATCACTGTTCTTTCACCAATATAACACAGACAAGGGCAGTGAACCCATCAAATGTAAACTACACTCAAAG TCCATACTGCCTCTTTTTCGACTGCCCTCCATTGAGCGCACTGTGGAGCACTGTCAACTCTCCACTGAAGATGACCTGGTGAAAATTAAGTTCTTATGCAAACATG GGATTGTCAAAACTCACAATCTGCGTTTTCAGGAGAGTGATGCTCTGCAGGCTGTATTTGCCTCACACCTCTGCCCCAACGTCCTCAAAGCTCCAGCCAA GCTCCTTAGTGACATGGTGATGCATTTCCCAGTCTCCCAAgaggaaatcacattgtcaaTATCTTCTGGAAAAATCAGTCTGAGGAATTATTATGAAGGAGGGAATA ATCACATGAAGATGATGCACACAGAGATGTCCTTACACCCAGACGAGTTTGATTACTTCCAGGTCGGAGTGGAGTCGGACATAACTTTCTGTCTAAAGGATCTGCGG ggaTTACTGTCTTTTGCAGAGTCACATTGTCTGCCTGTGTCAGTTTACTCTGGGGCAGCAGGAAA GCCCGTGTGCTTCTCCATTGAGGATATGGTTTTGGAAGCCACTGTGGTTTTGGCCACTTTGATGGACTTTGATGGCAGGGCCCCCTCTCAGCCCGCAGCCTCCCCTCTGCAAACTACTTCATCCAG GTCTGCAGTGGAAGCTATAGAAACAGTCCATCCTCAGGACACTTCTGCAGGAGCAGACCTGGTTGCTTCGAGTCAAGGCAGCCCCATCCTTGTCCCTCCCCGTCTGCTGCTGCATCCCTCTCAGACTGACCTCCCATGTGGACAGGGGGAGCCCAAGCAGACCTGTTCCCCTGCTCCCTCTATG gtGTGTTCGCTCCTGTTCAAGGCTTTGTCCTCTCAGTCTGAGGATGACTCTGCTCTGTCACCCTATGTCCTGGTCTGTGTCAGTGATGAAGAGGACGAGATGGAGGGAGATACATGCAACCCCTCGCTTTAA
- the pptc7a gene encoding protein phosphatase PTC7 homolog: MLSVLSYGRLVARAVIGGLSQTDSRDYSLVTASCGFGKDFRKGILKKGMCYGDDACFIARHRTADVLGVADGVGGWRDYGVDPSQFSGTLMRTCERLVKEGRFVPSNPVGVLTTGYYELLQNKVPLLGSSTACIVVLDRQSHTLHTANLGDSGFLVVRGGEVVHRSDEQQHYFNTPFQLSIVPPGAEGAVLSDSPDAADSSSFDVQLGDIILTATDGLFDNMPDYMILQELKKLKNSNYESIQQTARSIAEQAHDLAYDPNYMSPFAQFACDNGLNVRGGKPDDITVLLSIVAEYTD; encoded by the exons ATGTTGTCGGTGCTTTCTTACGGTCGACTCGTTGCCAGAGCGGTCATCGGCGGACTTTCACAGACGGATAGCCGAGACTACAGCCTGGTGACGGCGAGCTGCGGCTTCGGCAAAGACTTTCGTAAAGGCATCCTCAAAAAAGGCATGTGCTACGGAGACGACGCTTGTTTCATCGCCCGGCACAGGACTGCTGATGTTTTGG GTGTTGCAGATGGCGTGGGGGGTTGGCGTGACTATGGTGTGGACCCTTCTCAGTTCTCGGGGACACTGATGAGGACGTGCGAGCGCCTGGTGAAGGAGGGACGCTTTGTGCCCAGTAACCCAGTGGGAGTGCTCACCACTGGCTACTACGAGCTGCTGCAGAACAAAGTGCCACTGCTGG GCAGCAGCACGGCCTGTATTGTGGTGCTGGACAGACAGAGCCACACGTTGCACACAGCCAACCTGGGAGACTCTGGTTTCCTGGTGGTGCGAGGGGGAGAGGTGGTCCACCGCTCAGACGAACAGCAGCACTATTTCAACACGCCCTTCCAGCTGTCCATTGTCCCACCTGGAGCCGAGGGGGCAGTGCTCAGTGACAG CCCTGATGCAGCAGACAGCTCCTCGTTTGACGTTCAGCTCGGAGACATCATCCTCACAGCGACTGATGGGCTTTTCGACAACATGCCTGACTACATGATTCTCCAGGAGCTCAAGAAACTCAAG AACTCAAACTATGAGAGCATCCAGCAGACGGCCCGGAGCATCGCAGAGCAAGCTCACGATTTAGCCTACGATCCCAACTACATGTCGCCCTTCGCTCAGTTTGCATGTGACAACGGCCTGAATGTGCGAG GAGGAAAGCCGGATGACATCACGGTGCTGCTGTCCATCGTGGCTGAATACACAGACTAG